A region of the Peredibacter starrii genome:
AAGCGGTAGTTTTCGTGAGGGTTATGACCTGGCTCAAGAAGGTTCACACCTGTATCAGTCGATAGTGACCAGTTTAAGTGTTTCCCTGAACCGTTTACACCTGCGAATGGCTTCTCGTGAAGAAGACATACGAAATCGTGTTTAAGAGCAACGTTACGAAGAACTGTCATAACAATTTGGTTGTTATCAGCAGCAACGTTAGCGTCTTTGAAGATAGGAGCAAGCTCGAATTGACCTGGAGCAACTTCGTTGTGACGAGTTTTGGCCGGGATGCCCATTTTATAAAGCTCGATCTCAACTTCTTGCATGTAAGCAAGAACGCGATCTTCAATCATACCGAAGTAGTGATCTTCGAGCTGTTGGTTACGAGAAGTTAGTGAACCCATAAGAGCTCGGCCCGTCATCACCAGATCCTGACGACCAAAGTAGAAGGCCTTATCAATCAGGAAGTACTCTTGTTCAGCACCACATGTTGAATAAACTTTTGAAACATCTTTCATGCCGGCCAGGTGACAGAATTTCGTCATCACTTCGTTGATTCGAAGGTCTGAACGAAGAAGTGGAACTTTAGTATCCAGAGCATCACCATGATATGAAACGAAAGCTGTAGGAATAACCAGCGTCTTACCGTTCGTTGATTCCTGAATAAATAGCGGAGAAGTTAAATCCCAAGTTGTGTAACCGCGTGCTTCGAAAGTTGCACGAGATCCACCGTTCGGGAATGAAGAAGCATCAGGCTCCCCTTGCATAAGCTGAGAAGCAGAAAGAGTTTCAATCGCGCGATCATTATCGAAGTTCAGGAAGGCATCGTGTTTTTCAGCAGTCGATCCTGTCAGAGGTTGGAACCAGTGACAAAAGTGAGTAGCACCTTTTGAGATCGCCCACTCTAGAACTGAATTAGCAATTTTCGTTGCGAGTGGTTTATCTATCGTGCGCTTACCATCGATAACTTGTTTAAGTGCATCTTTGTCTTCAAGAGAAAGTGATTTTGAGAGGTGATAGTTATAAACGTTCTCACCATAGTATTGAGAAATTTTTAAATATTTCCCTTGTTCATTAATAGGTACGTTACACTTGCGTGGCTTTCTGCCATAAACGGTGAGCTTCGCTTGTTGACGTAAATGATTGGCCATAAAAAACTTCTCCTGAAAGTTATCTTTCGATCTCGCGCTAATTAGTTCAATTTTTTGGGGAACATAGGATTATTATCGGTAAAAATACGTTTTTTTCTAACTACTTTTTATAACTTATCACTCTATTGCTTTCAAGATAAACTAGGTCAACTATGCTTACCTATAAACTGTCTACAACCTTAACAGATTCTCAACGACCGGAATGGGATTTGCTCACCGAATCGACATTAGGTAGCGAGGTTCATTCTGATCGGAAAATGGGCTTCCTTCTCTCGAGAGTTGCGCTGAAAAACGCTCTTAAGGATTTTGGATACGAAGTATCAATAGGTGACTTAAAACTCACGGATTATCATTTAATCCCCAAATGTCCCCAACTTACCATTTCACTCTCCCATACAAAAACCTGTGGTGCCGCAATAGTGGCAGAGCGGAAAGAATTTCGCTCAGTCGGTATCGACATCGAAGAAGAGAAGCGTGTTGTTAAGGACTCAATCATTGAAAGGATCGCTCATCCCAATGATCATAACCTAAGAAATATTGAGCTATGGTGTGTGAAGGAAGCGGTCTTCAAAGTGCTTATGAACACCGGTCTGTTCCCGAAACCCATCGAATTTGGCAGTATCGAGATTGGCCCTAACAATTGGGTCCACTCCCCTTCAAATCTATCCGGGGAGTGGAAAATGGTAGAGACTACGCCATATGTGGTGGCGATTGCCTTTTTGAGAAACTAAAAACTTTCTCGGCAAGAGAACGATCAATCACTGCGATCTCTCTTAATTGCTTCGGACCTTTGCCGGGCATGATTTCAAGTCGAACCAGTTTTCCAAGACGAGTGATGATCATTTCATAATTCTGATCAACCAGAACCATTGAACCAAGTCTTTCAGCATCTTCTTTCATGAAGCGGTAGCCGTTTAAGAAAACCATTTCATCACCCGCATTCACACCAGCTTTATAGGCCGGAGAATCAAGAGTCACGGCCTTCGCAATAGCGCGGTCACCGATGAACTCCCAATCAATTCCAAGATACGGGTTTGGATTCTCAGCAAAGCGAAGTTCAAGCCCCATTTTTTTGAAAGCAGAATCAAAATCAATGTCCTGAGTTGTTTCAACCATGTTCGAGAACTTCTGAAGAATCTCTTCTCCACCGATCTCTTTGACCATTTGGTACACTTGTTCACGGGTCACACCAACTGCTGGACGCTTCTTATAATCGTCCCACAGAGCGCGAAGAAGATCGTCCACAGACTTCCCTTTCTCTGCGAGTAAACTGTGAAGAACTGTGAATACCAGACCACCCTTCAGGTAATAGCTTACTGAAGAGTTCTTAGAGTTTTCATCAGGACGATAAAGTTTGATCCAGGCATTGAATGAACTCTGTTCAAGAGAGTGGTACATGCGCCCTGGAGTCGAAAGATAAGTTTCAAGGTTCCCCTTAACTACCTCAAGATACTCTTCCAGAGTCGAAAGTCCTGCACGGTAAACGAAAAGATCGTCCATGAATGAAGTGAGGCCTTCCGCTAACCACAACAACGTTGTGTAGTTTTCATTCAGATAATCGAATGGCCCAAGTTCCTTTGGACGAATGCGTTTCACGTTCCATAGGTGGAAGTATTCGTGGGCAGCAAGGGCCATATAGGCCTGATAGTCTTTTTTATTCGCGAGCTTTCTTCCATCAAACTGCAAAGCAGTTGAGTTTAAGTGCTCAAGACCACCGAAGAGTTTTGGCACAAAGTGCGTGATGAAAAGATACTGCTCGTACGGAAGCTCTCCATCAAAGTGCATGGCAACCGTTTCCACGATCTTTTTAAGGTCACCTTTGATGTTCTGGCGATGAGGATAAAGATCGCCGTAATGGGCCATGTGGTGAGGTTTTCCGTTGTATTCAAAACCATCTGTCTCGTGACAACCAATCTCAACCGGTGAATCAAGAAGTTCATCATAGTCAGCGGCAGTGTAAATAAATTCATTTCTTTTTTGAGAGACATCTTTAAGACCCGTGCTTAGTTTTGACCACGCAGGTGGGAAACGGAATTCAATGGTTGGATCTTTAATATCCGCACCCATGACTCCCATAAGGTAGGCCGGGCCCTGAAGATAAGCGTGAGAAGCATCAATGTGAGATGTTCTTACTGTCAGTTCTTTACCATAAATTTCATAAGTCACTTCAAAGGTATCAAGTGGGCGTTTAAGATCAGATTTTTTCCAATCAATTTCCCAGGTTCCTTTCGCAGTTTGAGTATGGAAAAGCACTTCACCATTACTCGAAGTCGCCTGAAACCATCTTACATGACGAGAATATTCTCTTAAAAGGTACGAGCCCGGGCTCCATGAAGGCAGGAATACTTTCATCGTGTCCTGGTTCTTCGGTTTCTCGAGTTTCATGGTCACTTTAACCAGGTTATTTTCAGGTTTATCAATTTGAACGAGGTAATGCACTTTCATTGGCGGAGTCCTTTCAAGATGTTGGGAGTAGAATAAGACTGGAGAGGTCTAAAGACAATATTCAAAAAGGTTGCTATGATGCCTTCATGGAAAAGACTCTTACTGCCTCTGATATTAAGCTTTTTGTGACTGATAGTGCTGTTCGCCAAATCCAGGTAATGCAGGAAAACGACTACACCCTTGAGGGTCTGTCATTCCGTATTAAAATTGGCGGGAAAGGCTGCGAAGGCTTTACTTATGACACTGGATTCTCTGAGCTGCATGCTGATGATCTCGTAATCAAGCAAGACTACCCTCTGATTAACTTTGAACTCACGGTTTTGATCGACCCATTTACGGCTTTCTATACCCAGGAAGCTACATTAGACTATCTACTAGATACCACTAATAACGAAGAAGGTTTCATCCTGACAAACGCCGCTGATGGACAACATCGCGGGAAGTTTTTCAAGGACGAGTCTCGACTTCCACCCTGGGCAAAGAAATGAAAGAGATTTCTCTCGATTATCGCTACCTCAAGGCCTTCATGGTCACTTCTCGTTATCTGAATTTCTCCAAGGCCGCTCAAGAACTCAACATTGCTCAATCAGCTGTAAGTCGCCAGATTAAACTTCTGGAGGCCTCGGTTGGTGATCAACTCATTATTCGATCTTCCAAAAAAGTCCTTCTCACAGAGAAAGGTCAAGCACTCCTGAACGAACTTGGCCATTTTGAAGCGAGAGTCCAGGACATCTTCTTTGGACATATGAACAAAACCATTCGCGTGGGAATCCTTCAAGGGGTGCTTGAGAACTGGTTCAACGACATCATGGTTGAGTTTACCAAAACGAGTAAGCACCAGCTTACGGTAGAAGTGAATACTCTTGATCAATTGAAAGAAAAACTTCATAGCGGAAAGTACGATCTCATTTTCACCACTGAGAACATTCAGAGTGAACTTGCGAGTTCCTTGAAGCTTTTTGAAGAGAAGATGGTTCTTATCAGCAAGAATGAAATTAATTCTAAAGAGGCCTCTGAGTATCCCTGGATTGTTTATTCAGAACAGGATCACCTCTTCCAGTTAAATAAAAAGCGTTCGAGTAAAATCATTGTCGTGAATTCAATT
Encoded here:
- a CDS encoding glutamine synthetase III family protein; this encodes MANHLRQQAKLTVYGRKPRKCNVPINEQGKYLKISQYYGENVYNYHLSKSLSLEDKDALKQVIDGKRTIDKPLATKIANSVLEWAISKGATHFCHWFQPLTGSTAEKHDAFLNFDNDRAIETLSASQLMQGEPDASSFPNGGSRATFEARGYTTWDLTSPLFIQESTNGKTLVIPTAFVSYHGDALDTKVPLLRSDLRINEVMTKFCHLAGMKDVSKVYSTCGAEQEYFLIDKAFYFGRQDLVMTGRALMGSLTSRNQQLEDHYFGMIEDRVLAYMQEVEIELYKMGIPAKTRHNEVAPGQFELAPIFKDANVAADNNQIVMTVLRNVALKHDFVCLLHEKPFAGVNGSGKHLNWSLSTDTGVNLLEPGHNPHENYRFLAVVATVTEAVYRHADVIRMGIASHGNDHRLGANEAPPSIMSVFLGTTLTQILDSMVSGGKYVASGKTLLDLGARQLADLVKDNTDRNRTSPFAFTGNKFEFRACGSSASIGYPLSILNAAVIDIFEETNAFLEAELAAGKSQDDALTAVILKWYGNAQKVVFNGDGYSQEWVKEAEKRGLGNMRTTPEAISVLKDAKKTNVLVKSGVFKESEISTRHNVMLERYIKCRQIELKTLAGMVLKQVVPAAVEYKAQLAESIKKQKDCGADSSLELELLKDLSNHSKSLYEQTINLSTSLDDLHHKLDEESFAKKIALELMPQSVKIAELCNRIEEIIPDENWPVPKFYDMLFIR
- a CDS encoding 4'-phosphopantetheinyl transferase family protein, producing MLTYKLSTTLTDSQRPEWDLLTESTLGSEVHSDRKMGFLLSRVALKNALKDFGYEVSIGDLKLTDYHLIPKCPQLTISLSHTKTCGAAIVAERKEFRSVGIDIEEEKRVVKDSIIERIAHPNDHNLRNIELWCVKEAVFKVLMNTGLFPKPIEFGSIEIGPNNWVHSPSNLSGEWKMVETTPYVVAIAFLRN
- a CDS encoding HesB/IscA family protein encodes the protein MEKTLTASDIKLFVTDSAVRQIQVMQENDYTLEGLSFRIKIGGKGCEGFTYDTGFSELHADDLVIKQDYPLINFELTVLIDPFTAFYTQEATLDYLLDTTNNEEGFILTNAADGQHRGKFFKDESRLPPWAKK
- a CDS encoding LysR family transcriptional regulator; translation: MKEISLDYRYLKAFMVTSRYLNFSKAAQELNIAQSAVSRQIKLLEASVGDQLIIRSSKKVLLTEKGQALLNELGHFEARVQDIFFGHMNKTIRVGILQGVLENWFNDIMVEFTKTSKHQLTVEVNTLDQLKEKLHSGKYDLIFTTENIQSELASSLKLFEEKMVLISKNEINSKEASEYPWIVYSEQDHLFQLNKKRSSKIIVVNSITTILKLVKRGVGIAIVPEHTIDQDQHLKTYDLKGLQKGHIHLSSLNFKTMPEHIKQLVDVIKKR
- a CDS encoding M61 family metallopeptidase, which codes for MKVHYLVQIDKPENNLVKVTMKLEKPKNQDTMKVFLPSWSPGSYLLREYSRHVRWFQATSSNGEVLFHTQTAKGTWEIDWKKSDLKRPLDTFEVTYEIYGKELTVRTSHIDASHAYLQGPAYLMGVMGADIKDPTIEFRFPPAWSKLSTGLKDVSQKRNEFIYTAADYDELLDSPVEIGCHETDGFEYNGKPHHMAHYGDLYPHRQNIKGDLKKIVETVAMHFDGELPYEQYLFITHFVPKLFGGLEHLNSTALQFDGRKLANKKDYQAYMALAAHEYFHLWNVKRIRPKELGPFDYLNENYTTLLWLAEGLTSFMDDLFVYRAGLSTLEEYLEVVKGNLETYLSTPGRMYHSLEQSSFNAWIKLYRPDENSKNSSVSYYLKGGLVFTVLHSLLAEKGKSVDDLLRALWDDYKKRPAVGVTREQVYQMVKEIGGEEILQKFSNMVETTQDIDFDSAFKKMGLELRFAENPNPYLGIDWEFIGDRAIAKAVTLDSPAYKAGVNAGDEMVFLNGYRFMKEDAERLGSMVLVDQNYEMIITRLGKLVRLEIMPGKGPKQLREIAVIDRSLAEKVFSFSKRQSPPHMA